The Vespa velutina chromosome 2, iVesVel2.1, whole genome shotgun sequence sequence ctCGTTTCGATCCCTCATATTCCCTTTTTGCTTATCTGAATTTCTCCGTTCAGACGTCCGCCTAATTCGATGTACTCGCGGTAAACGAACTCGCTCTTTCTATCcctgtttctttctatttctctctctctctctctctttcgacgtCCGGTCCGATCGTCCACCGCCTTGTCGTTCTCTTCTCGTCGTCCAATCTCttctcctttacttttttttttctccgcgTCGTATCCGCGGTCCTTCGTCAGATTCGCCGATTAAGATAAGGGACAGGCTGTAGAAGGCCCAAAGGATATCTCGTAAGGGCCAGtccacctctttctctatctctttctctctttctgtctttctcttgctccgtcttttttatttctatctctttttctcttcgggCTGGTGCAACGAAGGTTGCCCGAGGTGAGCAACCTTATTTGGCGTGCCGGCTTACCGTCTTTTCAAAGAGTAGCAATGTCTCTAAATATCTCGCAAATTCAAACAAGTATCTTATTCCATGTTGcggcgtctctctctctctctctctctctctctctctctctttttctcttttgcatgttcaaaataattttcatcggTGACTCATCGCCTTCACTATTTTAAAGTGATACAGTCGATAAAATGTATCTCCTTGATTGATCGACAATTAAAACCTAATCGGGATTTGTCGATGTTACTTTTCGAAAAATACGAAAGTATAGGAGAGATCGGGTTCTTCGTTAGGTAAGATTAATCGAAACCCTCTCCTTTCTATCAACGAGATCGTTTTATAGAAGGATCTGTCGAGGATTACACGCATTCTTCTTTGAAACGCATACTTTCTTATTCGCTTTGTACACATCTCCTATACCTGACTATGggagaattttatttcaaacgacAAAGGTCGAGTAGGCGTCTGGGGACATCATTTTTTCCACGATGATCCATTTCGGGGTATCTTTCAAAGTACATTCACCCGTAAATCTGTCTCGTCTTTTCAATAGCAGATCgtttaaaataaacgaaaaagaaaaaaatttttaatatttttaatcatcttCTTAAATCTTAAATAgacaaatatctttttcacgAGAATCTAAATTAAgtcaattatataattaatatatgtataattcaattattgattataatatttttgtcgtAAGAGAACATTTTTGGCAAAAtgtttaattctttatattataaaatcgcATCTGactcgatttttatttatttgatttttatttatttggttaaataaaacgaatcaaaaaattgtttagaaaatatatatatatatatattttattaaaaaatagatatattttctataatatcgtatgatattaaaagcagaaaaatattaaattgaaattaaagtCGAGAacaaataaggaaaataatgataaggattatataattaaaaacgatgaCGTAATGTTTAATTGCTTTATCGATGATCCTTTAGAAGACCATAAGATTGGAACAATCGGAATTCCTTTGGAAGGATAGTAAAACCCGATGAAAAACCGGAGTCCGTTGACGGTGAGCTTGGTAAGTTCCTATATTTCCCAACGTGTCCGCGAAGAAATAAGTAGGTACGTACCAACTCTTGGCGAGTGAGTCTGAAGGATCGTCGTAGGCACAATTCTCCATTCCGAGTTTCTCCTATATGGACATGCAGGGCAAGGCGAGCGATGCGGTGGCACGCGTCGACATTCTGAAGTGTGGCACTCTTTTCCGGTTTGCTCCTGTCGGTTCCGTTAGATGCGTTAACTCGAGACGAACGAGACGGAGCTTCGTATGATTGTGCTAATGGGTCAAATCGTGTTTGtcacaacgacaacgacaacggtGTGGTGCTAGGTCCGTTCACCCTTTCATTGACCCTCTTAGAAAATGAAAGCGTGTTTGCGTTCGATTTAccgaaatgaaaatttgatgAAAATCAAAAGTTCGATATATcttaacatatatatctttttttaatcatttaatgattatctttatctttgtccatttgtctttttccaccttctctctctctctctctctctctctctccctctctcgttttcttttttaaaagatttcgTTCACAATGTTATACGACGAAACAATGGCGCGGTTGGTAGCACGAAAAGATATCGAATCAGAATATTGAAATCCCATTAAGATAAACCGGGAGAGCAAATAAGTACCGCCCTCTAGCTCGAATGAGGCTGCCGCTGTGGCCATCGATCGACCCGATCGCCCCTACCTCGACCCCCTTATTTCTCTCATTATTCACAGTCGCCTCTATCCGAATCGTTCTTCGTACGATTGCCTCGCGTACGCTCGCGGTTTCGCTCCTTTATAAGGAGCGATATTTTTACCAACTTCTTTCTTGACCGATGACGGTATACGAAGACACTGAAAGAAGTACgatatttcaagaaaattctCGACACTAgtcattatttctctctctctctctctctctctctctctctctctctctctgttctttttattttatttttatttttcttccatttaatttattatctcttcaaattttgttaatcgatcgattttatttatccattttgtccttttttttatcgctccACTTGAAAAGAGTCAAACTGTTATAACTAGttcaacattttatttattcattttttaaaatcttttttcttgttcaacCTGAAAAAagtaactattataactaGTTTAActattttgtttattcattatctttttattttttttatatttttctagttCGAACTGAAAAAAGTCTAACTATTATAAAACGTTTCGCCTCGAAGCAACGGAAGATCTCTTCCCTTCCTCGAATAGATTCCGTAGAATCGAGAAAACAATGGCCCATGAAAATTCACGAGGCAAGCTGAGGAGTACAAGAGGactagatagatagttagagagaaaaagagagaaaggaagatcgTAGGTTCGCTTTAGCAAACGACTAATCGTGATCATGAATAAACATTAACCGTGGAAATTATGACATCTCCCGAGGTTAGAGCCGATATCGGTGGTTACGACGTTGCATCTCGTTGTACCAAATTCATTCGATTACGTATCTCGTAAAGAGGCAACGAGCTTAATTCCACTCTTCTTGCGAACGAGCACGACTCCTCCTACTCACCTTCGAAGGATGATCCTTACGACCGAAAGAGGATCGATAGATCGTTTCACGGaggatgaaggaaaagaagaaagaaaaaaaaagaaaaaagaaaaagattatttctcCTACGCCAATGTAAATAGGAATGTCGCATAGAAAATCAAATGGTTCGATCGTGTTAACTTCGAATACCGGCTTTTCACTTCTTAATTTATCTTAACTCTATCTTAACGCTCACTCGCTTcgatatataactttttctcAGCTAGTTCCTTCGTATAAAACGACGATTCGAAACCTCGTACAACTGGACGCGCTAGTTCTCTTTAGTAATACCACTTTTACACACGTCcactcgaaatatttttcttctttaagatTCAATTTTACCACTGTATCACTACGTTAGATTCGCGTTTGAGATTTTAACCAATAGTTTCAATCGATTCCTTTTCATTGGTTAGATATCATCTCTTGGTGTATCTtagaaatcatatatatatatatatatatatatatatatatatatatatattcaagtgtaaatagaaaatacaaaatttattacttttaacgaTTTCGTTAAATCTATTCAATCAATTCCAAATGAATCTGATTATAGTCGTTTTATGTTTCGTGTCTTGCTATCGaagattaaataagaaaataaatgaaatgaaaagcaAGTTCCATCCGTTTATCGTTTCGTTAGCGGGACAAACAACGTTACTTGGATAGGACATGGAGGGTTAGAAGAGCTAGATAAAGGAGCGAAGGATAACGCGGACATGTCGAAGGTGCAGCCAGAGTGAAACGACCGGTAGGTAGGCTGTAAAAGGTAAACTCGTCGTACCGGCACCGTTCGTGGTCCGCGGGCATTCCAGGCGACGCCAACAtgctctcctcctcctcctcctcctcctcctcctcctcctcctcttctctctctcttctctcctttcctcgtCTTTCCACCTCCTCCATTGCCTGGCCCCTCCGCCTCGCCCTTCGGGGCCTCTCCCATCGCGGTATCGCAATAATGCAACCGTGTGCTCTTGCGTTACCCCGACGAACCATTACGCGAGTACTCTTGAGACGCGTAAAACCTTCTGCctctctcgatatatatatatatatatatatatatatatatatatatatactatacagactcttatcctttttttcctttctttttctttctcttgactTTCCTTCGTGTTAGTTTACTCATGCAGATCACAAATTACAAGAGAAATCGAAATATGAGTTATTGATAtcatgatttctttctttttctttttccttcaaatttgtttttactttatatttattttttatttttatttatttgtttacggGAGCACGGGGTGATTGGGTTgttgggagagagagaggaaacctAACAAAACGTATCACtgttaaaatgtttaaataaaagtgGACAGATACATTTTGgagtaataatttaatatctttgaaaaaagggattagaataaggaaaaaaattagaataaaccatattaaagaatttttaattgacatAGTTCGATGGTAAAAGCTTTATTTATTGGCTTTCGAATTCTttgaaagaaatcattttactCGAACTATGTTCGTATTACGACGAAGAGAAGATTCTGTAACGCGTTGCACTATCCCGAGGAGACCTCAAGCGGAGACCTCAAACAGGCCGGTTCAGCGTTCGCGCAAGGCCGCTTGAAAGACCGACTGGCTGATTCATTCGATTCTAGCGGCTAGTAGCTCAGCTAGTAGCGCGACTAGTAGCGCGACTTACCGACTATCTAGCCTACGATCGATTTTCCAGAACTTGTATTGGAAAGTAGCTACGCAATAGGTGCTGGCCCAGAGTGAGGAGGATACTATTCCTTTGAGATGTGcaccttttctcttctcctctcttctcctttcttctcttctcttctcttctcttctcttctcttttgtttcttcttcttctccttcttcttcttactttctcctcctcttcctcctctttcctcgTCATCTAACGGGAATTTCTTCGATCCTGTCGTATCTTCAAGACTACCGGcacccattctctctctctttctttctctctctctctctctctctcactctttttctttctctgtctatctgtttgtctgtctctctctctccctctccttctttctctctatttatctctttctctttacgcaAGCTCGGACTCACGGATTACATAGCACTAGATTATGTCACGCATAAGCCTAGCGGGTTTCTCGCAATCGCATTCGATCGTACACGCATTTATTTTCGCCAATATTAGATACGCCTACGTTGTAACTtttcacatttatttattatagaatacAGAAATTATTATGAGAAAATAGTATCGAAATGAAGATTATCCCTTTAATTGAAGGCGTTATCGGGATGATAAAGATTgtcgtaaattttttattctcccgtgttataaaaagagattaaagTCGAGGACGATTTCGTCGTCCTGAAATCGTCAAGctcataaattaaatttcccTTACATAAAGGTAATATAAATGATGGTCGTGAGTCTTTTGCGTCAGCGTAGGTGTCACCATTTCCTTTTTCGGTATCGCTTCACTTCGTAACGATTTTCCGATCGAACTCGTCGAACGAAGGACGCGAGATTCCTTACATACAGTGTTTCTCGACAGCGAAGAAGTtgcgttataatattataaagattgCTTTGGGGAAACTTCAAAGAGcgagacgaagagaaatagagaaagataaagagagagagagagagagagagagagagagagagagagagagagagagataaagagataaagtaaACGaccatttaataaattattaataagtacCAATTAAGATTCGTGTCCGTTAATAGGTGCTCTTATTCTTGGAAAAACGAACCACACTGTTAACTATGTTGGCCTAACTAACCAACAGGAAGGCAAACGGGATAGAGGAGAGCGAAAGGGTAAACCAACATTTTGCTTTTACTCGCATACGCTCTTTATGAAGCATGGCGATTAACGTACGTCTCGGGTAATTTGAATAAACAAGGTCTCTTTATAAAAGCGAAGCCGACGGTTTTATTCGACTAAcacttttcctcctttccttgGGCTGTCTTTGCCGTTCTTTTCATCGTCTATCCGCTCAAGCATAAGCATACGAAGCGGAAAGTTCGCTCGTTAAGATGCTCGAACCAAAGGATATCTGACACGGATGCGTTTCTACTTCGTTATCTCTGTTCTATgataatagagagaaataaaaaatgcgaAAGTAAAGAATCTTACATTATATCATTCGTTAAAATCTTTGATTTTAATctggaatatatatatcttttaataattcgtttcttataataaattagatattccaaattttttattataattatgttatattaaatgtattttattttaataattattgtaattattcgtAAACAAGTGCTCTATTCTCCTTTGATTTTCAAAGAGATTCGTTAGTTTCACTTCACGTATTCCATCACCGGATTTACACTTGTCAGCTTCCCTCTTTACTCAGATGCTTCAAggaaatacgaaaaataagGGACTCTAAATGAAAGACAACTTGTGTACTTGACACTCGGTCGTCGTTCGTCGTGTGCAACGCTCGAGTACCTCCGACATTACTAGCAGTACCACCGGTACCATACCAGTCAACCGTCTCGTAGATCAGGACAAAAAGCTTGTCAGGGAAGAAGATGTTATCCGAGTTGTagggaataagaagaagaacgacgacgacaactacaacgacaactacgactacgacgactacgatcTTGTCTCGTAGAAAAGGATACGAGAAGACATCACGATGCGGGGGTGTTTGGTTACCCTGTACTCGATACACGAGAATATATGAGCCTGTTTGGTCCCTTTAAACTTGGTGCCGCAAATACTCCAtttctttcatcgtttttccagaatgaaaattctttaGAACTCGATACGCGTTAGTAGTCTCCTGTTCGCATTGAAAGACGACATCTATATTGAATCACTTAGAAAAGCACTAGATTGCATCTTTTGTATCGACCATATATAGAAAGACCTTTCATTCaaacgttaatattaattttacatttatttttctcccaaGTAGAACGCGTTATATACTTTTCTCACGATCGATCAAACGTATCgtcttaattttattcgttctacTTTTACAACACGTCTAACGTCTATTACCTGTTCCCATTGTCCTTTTCTAAATACGTAGGAAAGTGTACtatgttgtttctttaatataacatAGCATCGTTATAGGCGTATAACTAATAAATATTCCCGTAATAAATATcctgatttatatattatatatataaatatttatatatatatatataatatatatttatatatatatatatatatatatatatatatatatatactcggaGAGTGTACATGAGGCCAGACAGATACAGGAGAAAGCAACAATATGTAACCGCGAGATATCAAACGATAGACTCGTAAACATTCAACGATCTATTTCTTCGAGATATTCATGAATAAAACGTGAACGCTTCACTTCAATACTACATTTTTGCAAGTCATAATTTAAACTTTTCGAATTTGTCTGTCGTAAAAACCTTAAAACCTTCccttttataaatgtttttctctcttataaaaAACGAGCGAGATTAAATCttcaggagaaaaaagaaaaaaatatatgaaaaattcgaaGTTTTTATGAACAATTtcgaaaacaaatatatatatatataatttcatgaagatttatgaaagatttatgaaacaaataaatatatatatatataaataatttcataaagatTCATATTATGAATCAAGATCAGACagattataaacatttttaaatcaaagGGAAACAACAAAACGGGGAGACCTGAATTTCGTGATcgcgaagaaaagagattctttttcaaagaagaaatcaaCGAGGaattgcgagagagagagagagagagagagagagtgagagagaagggaggacACTAGGATATTTGCATTTTAATTTGCATATTAAAACATGCCTCGTCGATCGGTGGACCAGGGCTGTGAAATACGATAGTCTACACTCTGCGCCCGTCgcattaacgttataaacgtGAGTTACACGACCGCAAGGCAACCCGACGGCCATGAAATCGTTCACGCATGCCGATCTTGAAATATGCACCCGTGGACCAAGATTATCGTGCCTCGATAGCGTCGTTGTCTCAGATCGATACAACGTAGATCGATCCTTTGCCGATTTTGTGTATCATTTCAAGACTTTCGCCttgatatttacattttcttctctctctctctctctctctctctctctctctctctctatctatctatctatctatctatctatctatctatccatctatttctttttctctatcattctttTGTACATActctaattatatttcaaaagaacTATGATACTTACAACATCTGTCGCGAGTTATTCCCATCATGAGAAACGATCTCATCTTATTGTCGCGATGCAATCTAATTAAGGGTTTCTTAAGTCATTGTATTGTACATCATTAAGATCAGTTGAAACatagtaaaaagagaaagtggaatgtgattagaagaaaaaaaaacaaaagaaaaaataaaaaaaaagaaaggaaggaaagaaggatcgGATAGATGATTGTgataaaaatcgttattatttttttcttcgatatatccTCTATGCTCGGAATATACACAAAACATACAAATATTACAGTAATATTACAGCATTCGCGTATGCGCGTACGTAGGAGAGAGGAACATCGAATTAGAGAAGATTACACATTTCTTCTGAGCTTTTCGATGcatgcattctctctctctctctctctctctctctctctctctcttgtatctTCCCGGCGGGCTTTTTCCTCTCCCCACCTTTCCTTCGATCTccgttcctctttctctttctctttctctctttctttctctgctctcttctcttcttcttctacttcttcatcttcttcttcgtcttcttattCACCcggtatattttttcatttctcactttttttccaCAATCTCCGTTCTAACGCTTCATCATACGAGGGTTGGCAGTTTCCTCGAAGCGCTTCAAATTGTGATTCTAGATGAAGACCGAACAACCAAGATGGGCCTTCCTTCGTAAAGGTATACGTTTGAAGGAGCAAGCCAATCGCGAGCCGTCACGCGATACTTCGCttcgtaagtaagtactttcAATCGAGCAGCACGAAccagaagaagagaggaagcgAACGTTCATCGAGCATGACGAGTTAATAGATTAATTGTCACCCTTGCTGGATCTTCATcgattcgatttctttctttcccgttttcatttaatactttttcttttttttttttttttgtgctgAAGATCTCTCTGCCCAACGAACTTCGATGAACGTTCGTCCTTTTAAAAGAGATCgtctttaattaatcgaaaataaagataaataaaaaagaaaaaattaatccaaACAGGTATTTCGAAGATCGTATCAattactttcgttttttccttatattttttttctttcaactgtTTCCCAAGAATTCATTGGATTACATTTCGTATAGGACAAGGAATTCCCATAAACACACGCAACtatgttattttcattgaactCGAGTCTGAGGTAGTTTCGACGACAGTATCGCCGTAATACCGGAAGCCAGATTGCGAAAGCCATCTTCGGAGAAAACCGCTATATCCGTTGCTCGTCCGCGAGTCTGTAATTACTGGATGATTTTCTTCGGTCAATGGCCTTGCAAATCTTTCCTGTTCGGTCCTCTCGTCGAGGATGTCCACGTTCGAACAGCCTTCTCATTGAAGATTCAATCTCacaattaattctttctttctttttttattttttttttgttttttcctctctctctctttctctctctctctctctctctctcatccttctaagttttcttcttttttcaacgttATGGTTAATCTTCGACGAGCTTGCTCTTCTGCACATTCTTCTTTgaatgagaaggagaagaaaaagaagaaggaaatgttGTAACGTGAGTATTCTCAACAAACAGTGTTATAAATTCCCTCTTCGTCTCCGGTAGTCGTACTCGTTGAAACGTCAGATACTTCCGATCGTGTTAAAGCCAACTTGACGTAAcctctgtctttctccctggtaccaccaccaccaccaccactacacTGCTGATTTTTACTTGGTGGAGGAGGCGGTGGCTTCTCTTCCGGAGAATCACGAAGTATTTTTCTGTTCGGTGGTTCACAAATCTCAGCATAGATATCTTCCGTTCttggtggtggtgttggtggcAATGGTGTTAGACTATCTCTGACCTTGGAATAAGGAGGATCGGCCTCAGCCTGGGACTGAATCTCTAGCACACTCGTTGAGATCGATCTTTGAACCTGATGCCTCGAAGACGGTGATGCATGCATGAGATTTGTTTCCGACTCGAGACTCGCGTATCTCTCCGGTGATCTCATACCAATTTCCGGTCTAACGGCAAAGGTGAAGGACGCTGACTTTTTCGCTGGATTCCGGCTTCTACCACCTTGGGCTATCCTCGAGATTTTGTCGAGAAAGCTGTGATTGTTACCGGTACTAAGATTTCTCCCATTGCTACGATCTCGTATCGTGCTTCTCTTTATATGTTCTAAACTTTCTTTAAGACTCTGAAGTATCGGTTTAGGTTCAGGTTTAGATTTGATTTCCTTCAAGTGAAGTTCCTTCAATTGGCCACCATTGATGCAAGGTTTTGGTGGTGCCACTCGAGGCTCCGTTGCTCTCTGATCCAATGCTCTTCTGTAATCAGGATAAAAAATGTGCGATTTCtcggaaatattttcattagaattaTCGCATGATGATGATCACATCCTTATGTAAAACgtcaaatgaaatatagtaatatttatatatgtcttAAAAATTACCTGCATGCCGATAATAATCGTTGCATTTTCGGAGACGCCAATAGCCTTGCTTCGGAAGGACATCCTAATCGTGCTCTTTTCACTCTTGGCGCAGTTGGACCGGTAGCTACGAGTTCTAATAATTCCGGTACCGTAGAATTTGGCAAAGGTCTTTCAGGCATCAGTGGTACTGCACAGCCCAATACTATTGGTCCTCTCGTCGCACCTTCCAATTGCATCAATCCACTATAATCTCGTGGTAATGGTATTGGTAAAGGCCCTGCGACTAGACGTACctataaaacagaataaaatgatattaacatTGTATCAATTGTACATACTTTTATCAactaaaatttgaaatttaatagaaaaaaggatccCTTGTTCGATCACGACATTtaacaattttgttaatatttttttctttcttcattacaCGAATTACGTCGAACAAATCTTAATGTCTATGAATTTGTATTacattaatttgaaatatatttctgtcTTATTAGCATAGAAAATCTACGAAAAAAGTTTACTCTAAGTGGTAGGTCTCTCCTAGCGAGCTGATGAACTCTGTAAAGGACCGCGTCGCTTCCAGTATCAAGGGTTCCACTTTGACAAGTGGCATAAAACTCGCCTCTCGCCGAAAGCGGAGCAAATAGCTCGTGCCCATGAGAATCTAGACACTGAGCGTACTGATCTCTCTCCGACGATCTTGAGCTCTTTCCATCCGGAATGCCAGTTATTACGCCGGATATGCCGCTATTGGAGACCGGAGCTCGTCTAGTGTCTTGAAAAACGGCGGTTAATCGGAGCACTTCGCCAGCTCGTACGGTGGTCTTCGTATAATGTGCTCGCAAATTCCCATTTTCTGCGGGCAAAATAACAATTCACATCGTTTTCCGATAAGGCAAATGCaccatgaaaagaaaaattcatatatgtatagtacgTTGTAATTTGgtcttcgattaactttgatatTTACTTCGGACGATGATACTCTACacgttgataataaaatactcAGAAAAAaacggtaaaaaagaaaattatttatcaacatTCACCAACTAAgccataataatatatatactgatGATATCATCGAACAAGAAACTTTAAATTCTTCGATATGcataaagaaaacataaacaaAACGTAAAACTAGAGACAATAAATGTCTAAGATTAGTACAACGAAGTTCTTTGATAATTAAGGACGCTTGGAATAGATCGACCGTTTCTAATTTTTGCTTGTACATACTATTTTACTCGTGAGTGTgcaagaaggagagaaagaaagagagagagagagagagagagagagaagcaaagagACGGAAGAAGAACAGAGAGCAATTAACGGCAATAAACGCGCACGTAAGCGACGTGATAACGGACATCGAGACGACACCGAGGGAGAGTCGCTGAACTATAGTATGTACATGAACAGCAGCCACAAGAATATGCTCCACGCCCAACTACGCAACATCCAAGAAAATAACTTAAGGCGCACGCGACGtgaattacatatacatatattctagctaaaattaattataaatattagaatattctcttggtttctcttttttctttttttactcttttttccaccatttaacattttatgaaaataattaatattatattatgtacatgtatatacgtaaatccATATATTCCGTaaaacgtataataatttactttataaaatatttctataaatgatgaaattaattatacgttaataattttatcaataaaagaaaaatgttacaaCATTACATACCAAGGAAAACTGACTGTAAAAGAAGAGTATCGCATACACTTAGAAAATCTTTAACCACAGAGAAGAGGCACGAAACCCTTGGATTTTCCAATAATCCATAAAATGTTCTAATAGTTAATGGCATGTAACACGAGTCGTGCGTATCGTAAGAAATAAGGACTGAGAAAGAACGGCTTTCACCGTACTCGCCGCCAACACAACACACCGGCGTAACGTAATAGAGGTACATGCTGATGGTGCCGGCTCGCCTACATTTAAAAGCAAACTGGCTATATGGAAAggtaagatagaaaaagaaaaagaagaggaggaggaggaggaggaggaagaggaggaagaggaagaagaggaagaaaaaaagaagaagggctAGGAAGGGAAGAGAATAGAAGGGAATGAACGAGGTAAGTCGCATTACAAACACATTGACATTCATGTCACGGCCAGTCGCTGCACCCAAGAAAATAATAGGCTCCTTTGGGACGACGTGCGTGCAGCTAGCCGCATTGTCGCGTCTACGCGTCCGCGTAGACGAGAAAGTGAGTACACCTTGACTGTCCTGTCTTGTTCTATCCCAAGTCCTGTCCTGTCTTATCCTATCGACGACGACATGCTTACGACGTACGTCGCTGATCCAGACGCGtggctctctctttctctctctttctctctctctctctctctctctctctgtttctttttctctttctttttacctctTTTAGATCTTTCTACTTTCCTCGAACACATTGACACACCTTTTACGCGAGCTGTCTACGAAATCGACATTTAAATCTAACAGATAGAACTTCCCCTTTTCTCGATTACGTTCTCCGTCG is a genomic window containing:
- the LOC124957800 gene encoding uncharacterized protein LOC124957800 isoform X2; the protein is MNVNVFVMRLTSFIPFYSLPFLALLLFFFLFFLFLLFLLLLLLLFFFFFYLTFPYSQFAFKCRRAGTISMYLYYVTPVCCVGGEYGESRSFSVLISYDTHDSCYMPLTIRTFYGLLENPRVSCLFSVVKDFLSVCDTLLLQSVFLENGNLRAHYTKTTVRAGEVLRLTAVFQDTRRAPVSNSGISGVITGIPDGKSSRSSERDQYAQCLDSHGHELFAPLSARGEFYATCQSGTLDTGSDAVLYRVHQLARRDLPLRVRLVAGPLPIPLPRDYSGLMQLEGATRGPIVLGCAVPLMPERPLPNSTVPELLELVATGPTAPRVKRARLGCPSEARLLASPKMQRLLSACRRALDQRATEPRVAPPKPCINGGQLKELHLKEIKSKPEPKPILQSLKESLEHIKRSTIRDRSNGRNLSTGNNHSFLDKISRIAQGGRSRNPAKKSASFTFAVRPEIGMRSPERYASLESETNLMHASPSSRHQVQRSISTSVLEIQSQAEADPPYSKVRDSLTPLPPTPPPRTEDIYAEICEPPNRKILRDSPEEKPPPPPPSKNQQCSGGGGGGTREKDRGYVKLALTRSEVSDVSTSTTTGDEEGIYNTVC
- the LOC124957800 gene encoding uncharacterized protein LOC124957800 isoform X1, whose translation is MSSSGEFSTLSSGEATGTGDDSLPSSREATAEAAGSAGGFMPLRDFLDRFSLPRVVRVEGAGGRPILLYKQQQRSLRVTATLLMHRYRHDVKVGPEIVIPEGYPGWFSVVSNSSGTGNARVYRRVGALVRAGVPAFLLAKPLRAYTLTHSKMENGNLRAHYTKTTVRAGEVLRLTAVFQDTRRAPVSNSGISGVITGIPDGKSSRSSERDQYAQCLDSHGHELFAPLSARGEFYATCQSGTLDTGSDAVLYRVHQLARRDLPLRVRLVAGPLPIPLPRDYSGLMQLEGATRGPIVLGCAVPLMPERPLPNSTVPELLELVATGPTAPRVKRARLGCPSEARLLASPKMQRLLSACRRALDQRATEPRVAPPKPCINGGQLKELHLKEIKSKPEPKPILQSLKESLEHIKRSTIRDRSNGRNLSTGNNHSFLDKISRIAQGGRSRNPAKKSASFTFAVRPEIGMRSPERYASLESETNLMHASPSSRHQVQRSISTSVLEIQSQAEADPPYSKVRDSLTPLPPTPPPRTEDIYAEICEPPNRKILRDSPEEKPPPPPPSKNQQCSGGGGGGTREKDRGYVKLALTRSEVSDVSTSTTTGDEEGIYNTVC
- the LOC124957800 gene encoding uncharacterized protein LOC124957800 isoform X3 encodes the protein MSSSGEFSTLSSGEATGTGDDSLPSSREATAEAAGSAGGFMPLRDFLDRFSLPRVVRVEGAGGRPILLYKQQQRSLRVTATLLMHRYRHDVKVGPEIVIPEGYPENGNLRAHYTKTTVRAGEVLRLTAVFQDTRRAPVSNSGISGVITGIPDGKSSRSSERDQYAQCLDSHGHELFAPLSARGEFYATCQSGTLDTGSDAVLYRVHQLARRDLPLRVRLVAGPLPIPLPRDYSGLMQLEGATRGPIVLGCAVPLMPERPLPNSTVPELLELVATGPTAPRVKRARLGCPSEARLLASPKMQRLLSACRRALDQRATEPRVAPPKPCINGGQLKELHLKEIKSKPEPKPILQSLKESLEHIKRSTIRDRSNGRNLSTGNNHSFLDKISRIAQGGRSRNPAKKSASFTFAVRPEIGMRSPERYASLESETNLMHASPSSRHQVQRSISTSVLEIQSQAEADPPYSKVRDSLTPLPPTPPPRTEDIYAEICEPPNRKILRDSPEEKPPPPPPSKNQQCSGGGGGGTREKDRGYVKLALTRSEVSDVSTSTTTGDEEGIYNTVC